The Hydra vulgaris chromosome 05, alternate assembly HydraT2T_AEP genome includes the window GACAAAAAAAACCAGAATTAAAAACACGACGAAAACCAGCTAGTGCATGGGCTGAAAGGTTATCAGCAGAGATTGTTGCTAAGCCACCATATAATCGTATTTGTTGGCCATCAACCATAACTAATATGCCttcattttgtaatgtttttaaatcttgaatGAAAGGTTTTAAAACATCCTTGTTTGTTTTATGttctttaattagtttttctttcaCAAGAATGCATAAGTACATATTTTGAAgtcttgatatatatttatcttcaaTGTTACCCAGGAAAAAGTAAAATGCACATATTTTATGTACTTTACGATGAGCTCCAATTGGATTGCATACCTCAATTTCATCGATATACAAATGAAGTCTTAAAGCAtacttgttattaaaaatgttatggtGCTTGCAAATAAAACCATCTGAATATGAATAAAGCAAATTTGTTTTCGCAGACAAATCATTCTCTAATTTTCGTTTTATAGAATTCCATATTTCCTCTTTTTCAATTAACTGTTAAAGCAGCGGTAAAATTGGACTGTATTGAAAAGACTCTTTAGTGATTgtgttattatcattattaaaagcatttacAATAATAGCACTTTTAGGTAAACCATTTTGATGATCAATTACTATTGATTCTAcacaaaaatcattttcatctaaaatattatctttaatacataaatttatttcaagtgGCAAAATAAGTCCTAAATTGGTTTTACTAAaggcaataatttttttgcttgagttaacaactgataaaactttatctaaaatcaattcattgtttagtaaattttgtaaattttcattagaTACTAAGCTGTTGCCTAATTCCTGTTTTATAATACtacaaaaattattgttgtAATAAGTTAGCAATGATTGGACTTCATTAGCCAAATCAATTTGCACGACAGATGGTACAGAATGCTTTTCAGCTATTCCGACAATAAACAGACCAAAATGCTGCTGCAAGGTGCCTAGCAACTTGTCTAATGACATAGACAAATCAGGTGAATCAGATTCTGATTCAGAATGAAAACAACTGATAGTTGCATTGTCACATTCATATCCGTTGTTTTGATCATCGCAGTTTTCTAAATATTCATTTTCTAATATTTCAGCAGTTGAAGTATTGCAGAAGTTTGTTGACAATATATATGAATAGTAAATTGTAGTATGTTTAATTCGAATATGCTGACGCAAACATTTTACAGATTTATAGGATACTGGGCAACCATCAATATTACATACTGCAAGATAACCAGCTGTATGCTCATACATAATGTA containing:
- the LOC136080144 gene encoding uncharacterized protein LOC136080144: MAASSNIICFTCSTCDIHKYSMQKYLDHLYIMYEHTAGYLAVCNIDGCPVSYKSVKCLRQHIRIKHTTIYYSYILSTNFCNTSTAEILENEYLENCDDQNNGYECDNATISCFHSESESDSPDLSMSLDKLLGTLQQHFGLFIVGIAEKHSVPSVVQIDLANEVQSLLTYYNNNFCSIIKQELGNSLVSNENLQNLLNNELILDKVLSVVNSSKKIIAFSKTNLGLILPLEINLCIKDNILDENDFCVESIVIDHQNGLPKSAIILIEKEEIWNSIKRKLENDLSAKTNLLYSYSDGFICKHHNIFNNKYALRLHLYIDEIEVCNPIGAHRKVHKICAFYFFLGNIEDKYISRLQNMYLCILVKEKLIKEHKTNKDVLKPFIQDLKTLQNEGILVMVDGQQIRLYGGLATISADNLSAHALAGFRRVFNSGFFCRQCMSSYINKTKIFSELDATLRTNEIHQYHLTASSGHGQISSSMYGVERRCPFLDLSYFKVMQSFLPDIMHDMLEGTIPRLISLLLLKLKGDKLIEIDQVNIELNIFEIGRNDRLNKPVPFVVRSATSINFIGSASFRFMFRLLPFMIGNRIPMSNKYWLLYLQLREIADYVFAPKISKSVLTFLQFLVEQFLHNFAELFPDNFTPKFHFMLHYARLINDYGPLRYLWCMRFEAKHFLAASIQEKLVSFFGYSMTDKKETIWKCSSLLINGTQFHVHDTVILALLHVEEIPLFFKIYHIIRFRHHWVFCEEEIDGKTLVSLTETMVASLCQTIGRQVVLIEIIRHLITSHDQQESS